In Silene latifolia isolate original U9 population chromosome X, ASM4854445v1, whole genome shotgun sequence, the following proteins share a genomic window:
- the LOC141618869 gene encoding uncharacterized protein LOC141618869 yields the protein MEVLKNIQVSVSFTELITQLAAYAKFMKDILTRKRSFNEVETVAFTEECSALLQSPSPPKRKNPGSFSIPFTIGSLSISKALCDLEASVTVMAFSICTKLNMGQLNVTNMTLQIAVRSIKHPLGVLKE from the coding sequence ATGGAGGTCTTGAAGAATATACAAGTGAGTGTGTCTTTCACCGAATTAATCACTCAACTGGCAGCGTATgcgaagtttatgaaagatatcttGACAAGGAAGCGGTCATTCAATGAAGTGGAGACGGTTGCATTTACTGAAGAGTGCAGTGCTTTATTACAATCCCCCTCTCCACCTAAGCGAAAaaatccagggagtttttctattccttttaCTATTGGTAGCTTGTCAATTagtaaggctctttgtgatttagaaGCAAGTGTTACTGTTATGGCATTTTCTATATGCacgaaattaaatatgggtcaacttaATGTGACTAATATGACATTGCAGATAGCTGTCCGTTCTATTAAACACCCTTTAGGTGTCTTAAAAGAATGA